Part of the Antedon mediterranea chromosome 6, ecAntMedi1.1, whole genome shotgun sequence genome, CAGACCTTGGAAAAGTGAGCTATAACTCCTACTGGAGGAGCATTATCTTGGAGTATATGCATCGCAATCAACATTCAGCACAAATAACAATTAAAGGTATTTAGATATCTgatttatttaagaaaataatCGAGTCCACAGCCCCTTGCCCTTAAAtcaaatacagtcaactctcctaatACCGGACATCTGATTTTCTGGAATATCTGGTATTCGTAATGTGTTTTAATggtgaaaaataaatttgggaccttttgaaCTTTTCATAAAAGTCTGATATTGGAAGAGTTTcaggttttcagagagtccggtattgggaagACAAAATTATggtaaacatttcattttttcacttcatttcatttatttcacttaatttcatttatttcgtcaatttaaaaacatgataaaataaCTTCATAGTTGACTCCgttgttttttaatgtaattgttCTGCAGTTATATGCATATAATGTTATATCTCCCAAATAATTGTATTCTTAATGACTTTTCTTAAATAGGATGCATTGTGTATCCTGAACATTAGAACAAAGAAACTAAAAAGGTTTATTTTATTGGAAACAAAACATCCACACAACAAAAGAAACACATTTAACAATGAGAGAATTAGCATTGAATTTCTCTTTGTATTGTCAAGTTTATTTGCTTTAGAATATCCAAAGTATGAAATTACTATTTCTGTACTTTTATTTAATGGATTCACAAAGACTTTAATTTAACTCTTTAATTTACACTTCTAACAgatgttttaaatttttgatAACAAAGAATTTTTTAaaggcattttttttttttttttttttgtgaaatgaatataaaatattgtacgGAGTATTTTTGCAGATCAAAAAGATAAATGgttattacttttttatttaaatatctgTGTGTTTTAGTTTCCTACCAGTATTTATTCTTGATACATTTTGATCCATGAATCAATCACATGTTTGTTTCTATGGCAGATATTAGTCGGGCCACTGGCATGTGTCCGCATGACATTGCATCAACGCTCCAAAATCTAGGAATGCTAGCTAACAGAGATGGTAAACTGGTGATAAAACTTCGCAATAAATTAATTAGTGAACACATGGAGAAGGTGAATAAGTGTCGTGACCCTAGACTGGTGTTAGATCCAGGCTGTCTGAGGTGGTCGCCACTCATCGTCTATCATCCGTCAATTTTAGATGAAgagaggcaagtcagaaatgaGGTAAGCTTCATTCTTTATGTTATTTTATCTGTGATGAGGCCATTGAAATTTTGAATAAAAGTTTGGGGCTATACTACCTATATGAAAAATTGTAAAAAGgtgcttatttttttattttctttaaattgaaGTAGGTATAtggcattttaaatttttttaaataaacagtaGAATACTGTATTGCTATGATCTTTAAGACCAAAAAAAGTGTTCTCTTCATAGGggtgtccctgaataggggtaaGGTGATAGTGTCATTGCATATATTGCCTTTAGTGTATCCCCTAAATAGGGATGTCCGctaaatagggatgtcccctgaatagggatgtctgctaaatagggatgtcccctgaataggggtgtcccctgaataggggtttccaATTTGGgttttactgtatgtatatgTGAACAATTTTCAAATGGTTGTAGGTTACTAGAATGGGCGACATTGTTCGAGACATTGAGTTTGAAAGAAAGGCAACGACCTCAATGGCAGCATTGAAAGAGGTTCCAGCACCACCCAAAAAGGTTAGTCTATTTAAATAGCCTTTTAACCAATTCTTATATTCTTTCATTGTTCATTAAAATTTTGTTTGCTTCAACTGAAATGCTAaaagtgtaaatttattttattatattaataattgtattttatatatgattttcaattattagttattgctgtatttttcatttaaacattTGGTCATATGGTGTTCTGATTGTGACGTTTGACGTCACAATCAGAAGCACATTAACAATCACAATATATGGCTGTACTTAAAGTCGTAATTAAAGTGATGATTATTGATAGTCAATTTttgtattcaaaattaaataatacagttTTTCACACCTGAATGTACACATTGTTGTTGCAAAGCTCAACCTTGTAGTCAGTGATCGTATTAAAATAAAGGTGTTTTAATAATATCCGAGTTACaatgttaaattataatttggATGGTAACATTTTACTTTTGTGGTCATTAATACCATAACCAGGTTACCATCCTCCAGATGCCAACAGTTACAACCACCATCAATTTTCATTTGATTGcagtagaacccctcctttgggacacctattgatggacatccctattaagggacaccccccccccccccccattaagggacacccccccccccccccccccattaaGGGACACCCACATTAAGAGGACTCATTTCCATATAGGAAATGAGGGTCAATGTGGTTTAACACTACATCCAACGCCCATTTAGAGGACACCACTATTAAGGGGGTATTTtggtccctttaataggggttctgcTGTTAATGTATTTACAACATTATTGTGATGtaagacaaattaattaaactttTCTGTTAAACTTGTAGCTATACAGTCAGCATAAGGATCTGTTTACTTCGCGGGGGGATTACGTTCCCTCTTCCCATATGAAACAAGGGGACAGAAGCCCCCCTGTCCTAACCAGGGAGGTGAGATGGTTTCTCAGCGTTAGTCTGCATGGATTGTTTGATGTGTTTATTTGTGGTAGCAGGGTGTTAGATATCATTATATCCcttgatatattattaaatcAGAGTTCTCAACTTgctataattaattttagtcAAGATAAAATATTTCTGTAGTAAACATTTTCAGTAGCTTTTTACTTGTTGCATCACACAGTCATTCTGAGCATGCTCACATGtttctgagcatgtgcagaatGATTTTAAGACTTGAAAGTTGGGTCTTGGTGCGCCATGAAAACGAATGACCACCACACTGTAATTTTGGCAATCAAACAATAGTGGAAACCTAGAATAAGGGTTTTTCATCTATTCatgatttgattgatttgtccaaaagtaatgtttttttatctGGGGTTTCTCATAATTTTAGGCCAAATCGtagtttgtttgtatttattttcttagTATATACGTCCGTAGATAGATCTAAATTCCGTATTAATTGCGGACGTTCGGTAGCACTTGAGAACCCTGTTACATTTCACAGTGGCTGAAACACTCCCAGCTTTTCATATTATTCCAATAGTTTATCCTTGCCGACAATGGCTCACATAAAttgttcatttcatttttttttactacatCTTTAACAATCAACTACTAAGTCTGTTTTACTATCCAAAGTGTGTGCAGAATATTTACACATTCCTGCAGTATATACACCCATTCCTGCAGTAACACTGCACATTTTTGTTCAATAAAGAAATATTAAGAAAAATACTTAATAATGAAATTCGATACAGTTCTTGATTTAACTAATATACCAggtatttgttttttttgtttctagACCATTCTAGTTCATTGAGAATAACgttgattaaaataaaaaaatattgggTTGCTGAATTTTCATAAATCACTCGATAAATTGTGTATGTTGAAAGTGTACATTAAATCCCATTTGGAAATGTTACAATTATTCTATCCTATTTTTGGCAAAGATTGTATTTACAACTCAATAGCCTGATGTACGGTTGTTAATAGTGACTGTTGATTACTGACCTTAACCTATTTAAACTGCAAAGTTAACATCGTTTGGATAGCAAAAACAGGCTTAAACTGATGTACTATGGCATGATTTCCATATTTTATGATTGTGCACAAATTATAAGTTGTACCTCACGTTGGTTTGTGTGAACAGTTATATCCCACTATTTATTGATCCATTTCCTTCCATATTCTTTCACATTGTCAATTCTTTATCATCAGTAGCAcgataataaattaaatttcataatatttaatatatgcACTACTTTTTTTAGTGAAGTGTTTAACGAATGAAAACATTCCTTCTCATACAATGAAAAATATagacaatataatattattactggTTTTTTAGTATCTAAAAACTGATGGGTGTTATTCTCAAGTCATTGTTGGATTGGacaatgtatataaaataaattatgactCAATATGTGGCTCTTTCCTTGGGAAACCAATTTTATTCATTATGACATCCATTCGTGTTAGGACACTTTACTATTGTGCAGAAAGACACGGGTTAAATTCCCGATAAGAACGACTTCCAGTTCACTGTAAATAAGTACCTTaagttgaaaatactagggataAGATGgcatggaaaggaactggccaccatACTACATAATGCCAAGGCTTAGTACAGTGCCATCTAACTCCTTCGTTCAGAATGACTCGCCTTTACCTTTGATAATACCAGCCTGCCCCAAAACCAAACTTTAAAATTCTGGAAAAAAAAGCTTGAAAAGCATTCAGTTATCAGGGCTGAGCAAACCTGCTTGCCTGACACCCAGGACAAGTGTTTTTTTACATTCGGACAACCACATTTGACATATACTCTTGTCCCAGGCCAGATACTTTTGAAACTTATAGTACAATAGTATGAGTGTATAATGTCACTTTACCACTAGTTAGGGATGGTAAAGCTTGAGGAATTCTCatcttaaaattttaaatttaagaatGTTAGCCTAGAACTTTACATCAAATGATACTTTAAAAAGAGGGAGCGTGTGCAAATCCTGCTGAATATATTGTTTGCTTTGCTTTACATAGAAGAATGGCTTTGCTCTCACGATAAATAAATTCCCGAATACCcctatgacctttgacatgatTCTCTTTTTAAGCTATAACTCTAAACTGGCTTATTTTACACTTTGTATTCACATAGTAGCatgctttctttttttatattgttggtTTTACTCTCGCATCTATCATATCATTtatgttaaatatttatttatattggttCAGTTTTGTTATACTTCcacatttatatatttcttttactttttattgcaatttatgAATAACTTCAAACACAAATTATGTCTTTAAAATACCATGTATATATATCCCAAATGtcaaatttttaaattgttattttttacatATTGAGAAGATTGGCAATTTTGAAATATGCATTCTGAAAGATATACATTTTAAGGGATCAATGTCAAAATTAATCGACTGCAATAATGTAAAATTTTAATGTAGAGGTTTATGAAACAGACACTCGATATATTTAAGATTAAACTTGCTAAATGATAATTTGCAGGTTacagtaaacaaaatatagttactgcagtaaagtaATTTTTACATGGTTCCTAAGATTTGTAAATTTCCcttttcatttattcataattCCAACTGAAAACAAACCCTTTTATTTGAGTTATTTAGCTTTAAATTAAAGTGTTAATTTTCAACAGtaattttgaatttataaaaaattatcCTAAAGccttgtccacactatcaaactttatgtgacaaaaaaatatgatgcgcccatatatggacatgatgatgtcatatcactaccatatttgggcgtaccactaccatatttgggcacatcacacttttttgatagtgtatacaaagCTTAATTCATGtttgtcattatttatttactgatattttaataaatatagatTTGTATACTTAGTATTTTTGCTATTTGTATTTAAAGGTATATGGACGTTGGAAAACAGGAAGAAGGAAGAGACGAAGGAAAATCCCGGTTTTAGTTTCccagaaaaaagataaacgaaTTCAAGATGAGAAAAATGAAACACAGACACAATTACCTGGTAAATTTTTAGCAGATAGGATAATAATGGCATTGCCTGTGAATCTTCACTTAAGACATCATCTGTCTAGCTAACAGAAGAATCTAACtgttgagctctgtctacactttaaagctcagatacaggcatgaattttaaatataatatttggttaattgtacataaatcaaatatttgtaacagaaatcaagacgaaaaaaaaatgaattttccttaatatggtcaaatacaaaattcttccataaaaaccaggaagactttttttcagtagttaggtagttaacctaatgtaataacatgtttggtgactccctagactgtgaaaaaagatggtggatatacggtggataatttttgctatagcatgaaaataaaaatctgaagttgaataaaaatatcagaaatgtaatattcaagttatattacctatatttagtcatctgataacattttttaccacaccgtttatttttcatagctttttaaaatgcctctctatttacaaaatttgtgtacaaaagaatagagattttactgtgtaatttgaactatctcccccccctccccccccccccccccactgataagaaagtgctttattttcaacaagctcgtgtaacacaaataaaatctaaaaaattatgaaacataggggaaactatagatcgataattattggaatgtatgatcaatagaaattgtttgcccgcacctggcctttaaaactagttttacaaaaaaagtgtgataagcccaaatggtaatgatatgctttaatatagtagtgatatgacagcaTCAGCGCCATgtccatttttttgtcacatgaagtttgaagtgtagacaaagctttagaagCATTACTCCTGTTGGTGAGACTGACAGAACCCTGAGGTTTACGTATATGTTTTGTACAGAAAGGTTTAGATCTTCGCCAGTCCCTTTCTCAGCTGGACTCACTAAAATGATAATTCCACAAATTGTGAATAAGTACTATTTTATCAATTTACCAGTGAACATTTTTTGATTtgactttttaaatttatttaatgaaatgaaatctTTGAATGAAtacatgaatataaaacattatctATATTTTAATCCTAATATTGCATAATTACTAATaatcttttgtttgtttatacagGTTTAGAAGACACCAAGGAAAAAGAAGCAAATATTAGTGAATCAAAAGTcgaaaaagaaatgaaaaccgACAAGGTACTATACACATCATTCCCACGTAAGGTTTTGAAAAGCAGGAAAAGCCGAGTCCTAGGACGTCTATTGGATATGAATCGGAACGAAGAATCTTCTGATGATGAACATAGAAACGTTGAGTCTGTGACTTCCGCTAAACCAACGTCGCCAAAAAGTCTTCTCCCACCAAGTAAATCTCTACGGCCAAAAAACGTAGTGCACGTAGCTCCTATTAAGGAAAAGCGTGGATGGCCTAAGGGCGTCAAAAGAGGTAAAATTGAACGGCCATCAACGATTCCTGGCAGGAGGAGACGTAAACGACGAAAAACTGcttggtatttaaaaaaaccaaataagCCAGTTGTCAAACCTAAGTTCACAAAACCATCAGTGGATGAGGAGGAGGTCGTTGAAAAGGCTTCGAGTGATTTAGAAAGACGAAGCGGTGAGCAGTCTGAAGGAGAAGATGCAGACTGTGAGGATGAAGGAAGAATGGAAGAGGAGACAACGGTGTGTGTTAATGGTAACTGTACTCCTCCGACTCTGATTGAAGACCAAGTCAAAGAATCCAAATCAGAACATGATCACGAGGAGGTAAAATCGGCAGAGAATCTGCTTGATGACTCCATAGAAACTCATGGAAAAAATAGTCATGCAGATGAAGTTGACATGGATATTGTTGAAAGTCACAAAGTACAAACACCTGAAGCATCAAAGAAAGTACATGATTCAGATAGCAATCATGACAGTGATACTGAAGGTAGTAACACTGATAATGCAGTAGCTAACAGTGTCAATGATAATGACGATGTCACCAGTGATTCTAACAGCGATTACAATAACAATGATGACGTCAGTGATAACGTCAGTGACAATGATACAAGATCTAAAGAAAGAGAGCAGCCTATCGACCTTGATGTAAATAAAAATCTAGAAATTAATGACAATGacattgtaaacaaaatatatgatAAGGACAATGCTGAAAAATCACCCAAGCAATCATCAGAAAAGTCAGTATTGGAGGACATACCATTATCAAGAGAAAAAGAACTTGCCAAAGACCTGGATGATAAGAATGAAGACCACGAAGAAGATGATATCATATCTGAGAAACTTGACCAGCATAAGGAAGAACATGATTATCGTAAAGAGCAGGATGTACAAGAAAAAAAGCAGATTAAAAAGCAAAATGAGGACAAAGATATTCCTGTACTTGATGCCAATGAATCAGAGAGTGAGAGTGTTGCCACACATAGTAACAGTAGCAGTGATGAAGTTGGTAGTAACCACAGTTCACAGAAAGAGAAACTTGATTCAGAACCTGTTTTGAACAAATCAGACGAAGAATTTCCTCCGGAAaatgaagaaaaagaagaaaggaATATTGATATTCAAAAAGAAGAGGAAGAACGTTTTGAGTCTCAAGAAGTGGAAGATAATTACAATAATGATGATTACACCATGGGTCATTCCCCAGAAAAATCACCTGAAATTGGATCAGTTCTTTCTCCAAAGGATTTCAAGAAACAGAATACCGTTGAAGATAATGACTTTGAGACGGATGGAAACAATCTAGATGGTAGTTTAATGCAAGGAAACTTTGAGAGTGTTGACCAACCAGTGTCTGCTGATGATGCTGCAGAAACTGCAAATGCAGTGTCTGCAATCATGGAAGAGGAAGAGGATGAAGAAGAGGAAGATGAAGCTGAGGCTGATGCACCAAATCAATGTTTTGAGAAAGTTGTCAATGATACTTATGACCAGTCAAATATtgaaaatgcaattttaccggTAGTGGAAGGAATGTCCACTTGCCAAGAGAACATTGGCATGGACACTTACACCAATGAGTCAGCAGATATGTACAATAACACTGGTAATTCTGCTCTTCAAGATCAGCAGCAAATGAATGCAGCAGCTCATAACCAGAATATGGGAATGATGGAACAAATGCAAAATGACCATACATTGCAAATGCAGCATTATTCTTGTCACAATCCAATGCGCCGTAGCAGCTGCATGGCAATTGCAAATCCTCCAAGTATGGACTCTTACAGTAATATGAACCCACCTGATAACATGAACACTCCAGTGGCAGGAGCTGCAATGGCGTCTTGTCTTGGAAATAATCAAACCGTGTGCAATCAAGCGTTAAATCAGTCCGTGTGTAGCCCAACCATGAACCAATGTAGTCCAAATGTGACGCAGCAAGTGTGTAGTCCGCCTGTAATGGGTAATATACACAGTCCACAAATGGTAGGCATGCCGAACATGCATAGTCCAAACATTCCACCACAAAGTCCTGTTGCAGCTAAATTACGCAGTCCAAATATGAACTCTGCACAGACTTTTAATTCTAGCATGGCTGCTAATCAAGTGTGCAGCCCAGGCATGGGTAATTCAGCTCAGGCGTGTAGTCCTGTAGCCACAGCCCAAGCATGTAGTCCAGTAATGAATCAGGCTACAGGATGTAGCCCCACTATAAGTGTCTCGCAGGGATGTAGTCCAAGTCTTACAGGTACACAGACATGTAGCCCAGCCATGAATCAAGCTCAGGGATATAGCCCTGCTGCCATCAATCCAATTCAAGGATGCAGTCCAGCAATGAACTCTGCGGTATGCAGTCCTGGGATGGGTAATGGACCAGTACCAAGTCCAGCAATGCCATCTGCTCAAATACGCAGTCCATCTGTTAACAGCAATCCGATGTGTAGTCCGGCTATGCAAGTAAATCAAGTATGTAGTCCGATGAACAGGCACGACGTTGGGCAAACCCAGTCTGACGCAACAATGGCACAGATGCAAGGCCACGGACGCCAATCGGCGCATGACGTGCACGGTAATAAACCACGATATGGTATCGAGGCACGACGAGAATCAACCTGTAGTCTAGCTAAACTTCAGCAACTGACTAATGGTATATCGTACCAAGAATCGCATGGGAATCAATTACCTGTAGCGCAGTCACCTAGACCACAGACTAATATTACACCACCTCATAACCCTACACCTCCACCACCTTTGCAGAAAAACATCACTCCCCCTATGTCACATTTACCCGCTGTTTCTCCTCATTTGCCTACTGAGATTAACTATCACcatcatcaacaacaacaacagcagcaacagcaTCAGCAACAACAAATGCAACAGCAATCGATGAGGCAACTACAtcaacagcaacaacaacagcaacaacatcACCACCAGAATATGATGCAGAACCCAAACTCACAGAGATATCAAACGCAGCTACCACATGAAATGCAACGTCATTCGACATTCTATCAACACCAGCGCAGTACGACACAACGCTATGCTCAACAACGTTTTAAGTCGTTTCCAGCATATTACCACCCGCAACATCATCACAATACGCAACACGGCACCTCAACGCAACATTACATGCAGACTAATTATAACCCGCACGGGCACATGAACGGGTTCGTTACACAACCTGTGTATAATAATTACGACGCCAACCCTGGATACATCGAACAATCCGTTCCCGTTAACATGATGTGTCCTCCAGCGCCAACGCAAATGTCTTTCAGAAATCCCACATATCGGCACGGACCGTCGTCGATGTACAACCATCAGTACGGAATAATGGATGCACGTGGTCAGATTTTACGCAGGTGAAACTAGAAGAATATTTTACATGTTTATACCAAATTTATTGGAtcaatttaaaaagaatattttttgggtatttaataattttaataatacttaAGAAAATGTTGtcatattattactgtattattatattctaaAGATTTAAGAGAGTGCATGAGTTTTGGTACTGAGAATTTGTGTgaaattatcatttatttaataattatatctatATAAATGTTGCTGATTTTACAACAACAGTTTTAGTTGAaatcaaaagaaatatttaattttacgAAAACTTGTGTTTTAAATTTAAGTCAAGAATTGtcataaaatattacaaaacatGTTTTATCTAGCAAGGACAGTacataaaaacaacattatttacatttgttgTTTGATCTTAAGTTAAGAAAACATTAGATATTTAAGAATTAATTTCTGTAAAAATCACTGCCTtcaatcaaatttttttatctttataaagaaaacatttatggaaaaaaaatatcGCTGACTGCAATACACtgtgtttattaaaattatgtttgCCGTGGATGTTGTTGGGagtattaaaaatatacaataatttgaatgaaattaatgaaaattGGTTATTTACGATTTACTACTCAGGCAAATTTGTACACAAATGAATATACGAAAAAAGGGGaatctttttaaataaaatagtcATCATTTATTATCTTCatataatacagtagaaccgggcccctattaaggggatactttaGGATAAAACAGAATGTTTCTTTAATAAGGGCGTCTCCTAAATAGGGGTAGTATTAAATCATCTATTGCCTgttgtttcacaggaaaatgttccctaaggctctgtctacactatcaaaaaaattgtgatgtgcctaatatatggacatgatatccctaccatatttaagcatatgactaccatatttgggcacatcacactattttgttgtcaaactagtttgccagtgtagacagagctttatagggATTTTACTATACATCTGAATACGTTGGAAGTGTTGTAATAATGAAAGACTAAGTAGTGCCATTGTAAGAAAAGTTATAATTACTGAATTATTTAGAGAAGGTACTGTGAAGGTGATGTGTACCAATTGTGCTTCCATTgtctttaaaaatgaaacaaaaggGAAATTCTGAAAAACAATTACGCTTTATACATGTTAAATTCTGATTGTCCAAATAGGTGAAATAAACAGGTTGTATCAAATATTATTCTCATTTATAAAGCCAGTGAAATAAATTATGCCTTAAGTTATTTAATTTAGATTAGCAAATCATTTACTATTTTCATTCTGACTATGAATCTTTTTTGTACCAAACCAGGTAATTTATTAGTCAATATCACAACAAAGAAAGAAACACT contains:
- the LOC140052277 gene encoding uncharacterized protein isoform X2 encodes the protein MAKESGQCLANAKYTQWILEAIRKIRKQKQRPNQERICNNLVSGHGLSRETTYEQLELCVRDGNVLKVLNKGIESYRDPEGVRGMRGASTRTVNKSTDLVKVIKAAIKELGEGGSTFKEIEKYITQSRRIEVGSPSELSTKLRTAIKRAVASGRLVKYGRNFRVPDDGDTSSYTTSSTSSSPPIDKDDNRSVATPEPLCRICEKGPVEDVPESLVSCADCGYSGHPSCLKFNKEVSKKVHLVRWQCRKCKLCAICKQQRNLELISCSSCDRGYHTNCVKLKKTPKGHWKCSQCKVGKWNKAFAKASTTLLKHRKIKLKEAHRIKKHARKIALKKQHVIRNCPYPDCDGSGHINGKFKRHSRLFNCPRCPPEDRPLRKHKRSKTVSNGTPSVPSSKSLHNSESDGDVFTDERLFDSSAQPKGLIDGLSQFFTPSNQRKSRSSSLSMLGFIPIRNKPKKTVFHRQTSEELPSSTTKIKPKIPIRLQPSNGNDETRSHSNSSSPHSEIRNLGSSQLKGLFDGLSHLYATSEPRKRGLYGLPPVYAPHKRFKKDGNFLLFQQEEIPHTTTVSDDVSLSDKKESNDDKKKSLMQMPLTAFGIGLKKKKGSQSIVSEPTPDSDANEGEEDQSSEQEEVSDTDEESPSTFAPHPLGVAKQDMELFQMAQDKALAEIMPELNKPPVAVGGNEGQVDLPTRSPQSIEFGPYEITTWYTSPYPQEYARLPKLYLCEFCLKYMKSRNILQRHREKCLWRHPPASEIYRKDNLSVFEVDGNISKIYCQNLCLLAKLFLDHKTLYYDVEPFLFYVLTTNNTKGCHIVGYFSKEKHCQQRYNVSCIMTLPPYQRCGYGRFLIDFSYLLSRREGQPGSPEKPLSDLGKVSYNSYWRSIILEYMHRNQHSAQITIKDISRATGMCPHDIASTLQNLGMLANRDGKLVIKLRNKLISEHMEKVNKCRDPRLVLDPGCLRWSPLIVYHPSILDEERQVRNEVTRMGDIVRDIEFERKATTSMAALKEVPAPPKKVYGRWKTGRRKRRRKIPVLVSQKKDKRIQDEKNETQTQLPGLEDTKEKEANISESKVEKEMKTDKVLYTSFPRKVLKSRKSRVLGRLLDMNRNEESSDDEHRNVESVTSAKPTSPKSLLPPSKSLRPKNVVHVAPIKEKRGWPKGVKRGKIERPSTIPGRRRRKRRKTAWYLKKPNKPVVKPKFTKPSVDEEEVVEKASSDLERRSGEQSEGEDADCEDEGRMEEETTVCVNGNCTPPTLIEDQVKESKSEHDHEEVKSAENLLDDSIETHGKNSHADEVDMDIVESHKVQTPEASKKVHDSDSNHDSDTEGSNTDNAVANSVNDNDDVTSDSNSDYNNNDDVSDNVSDNDTRSKEREQPIDLDVNKNLEINDNDIVNKIYDKDNAEKSPKQSSEKSVLEDIPLSREKELAKDLDDKNEDHEEDDIISEKLDQHKEEHDYRKEQDVQEKKQIKKQNEDKDIPVLDANESESESVATHSNSSSDEVGSNHSSQKEKLDSEPVLNKSDEEFPPENEEKEERNIDIQKEEEERFESQEVEDNYNNDDYTMGHSPEKSPEIGSVLSPKDFKKQNTVEDNDFETDGNNLDGSLMQGNFESVDQPVSADDAAETANAVSAIMEEEEDEEEEDEAEADAPNQCFEKVVNDTYDQSNIENAILPVVEGMSTCQENIGMDTYTNESADMYNNTGNSALQDQQQMNAAAHNQNMGMMEQMQNDHTLQMQHYSCHNPMRRSSCMAIANPPSMDSYSNMNPPDNMNTPVAGAAMASCLGNNQTVCNQALNQSVCSPTMNQCSPNVTQQVCSPPVMGNIHSPQMVGMPNMHSPNIPPQSPVAAKLRSPNMNSAQTFNSSMAANQVCSPGMGNSAQACSPVATAQACSPVMNQATGCSPTISVSQGCSPSLTGTQTCSPAMNQAQGYSPAAINPIQGCSPAMNSAVCSPGMGNGPVPSPAMPSAQIRSPSVNSNPMCSPAMQVNQVCSPMNRHDVGQTQSDATMAQMQGHGRQSAHDVHGNKPRYGIEARRESTCSLAKLQQLTNGISYQESHGNQLPVAQSPRPQTNITPPHNPTPPPPLQKNITPPMSHLPAVSPHLPTEINYHHHQQQQQQQQHQQQQMQQQSMRQLHQQQQQQQQHHHQNMMQNPNSQRYQTQLPHEMQRHSTFYQHQRSTTQRYAQQRFKSFPAYYHPQHHHNTQHGTSTQHYMQTNYNPHGHMNGFVTQPVYNNYDANPGYIEQSVPVNMMCPPAPTQMSFRNPTYRHGPSSMYNHQYGIMDARGQILRR